Part of the Cercospora beticola chromosome 5, complete sequence genome is shown below.
GAGAAAGAACAGCAGTCAACATGTCCACGGCAGCGCGGAGAAGACTGATGCGCGACTTCAAGCGCATGCAAACCGACCCTCCAGCTGGTGTCAGCGCAAGTCCCATCGCAGACAATGTGATGACGTGGTATGGCTCCCCAGCATAAGCTCGATCGCACAGCCCGGACTCAGGTCGAGGTCGAATGGCGACGAGCACAAAAGGTCGCTTAGATCATGAACACGGGCTAAGCTGGTGCACAGGAACGCGGTCATCATCGGGCCTTCAGACACACCATTCGAAGACGGCACATTCAGACTCGTGATGCATTTCGAGGAGCAGTATCCGAATAAGCCTCCAGGAGTCAAATTCATCAGCCAAATGTTTCACCCAAACGTGTATGGAACCGGAGAGCTGTGCT
Proteins encoded:
- the UBC2 gene encoding Ubiquitin-conjugating enzyme E2 2: MSTAARRRLMRDFKRMQTDPPAGVSASPIADNVMTWNAVIIGPSDTPFEDGTFRLVMHFEEQYPNKPPGVKFISQMFHPNVYGTGELCLDILQNRWSPTYDVAAILTSVQSLLNDPNTSSPANVEASNLYKDNRKEYTKRVRETVEKSWED